A window from Vigna angularis cultivar LongXiaoDou No.4 chromosome 7, ASM1680809v1, whole genome shotgun sequence encodes these proteins:
- the LOC108338639 gene encoding elongator complex protein 3, which translates to MSMAAVVEARKAPRPGKGGYEAHGLSEEEARVRAIAEIVNSMVDLSHKGQNVDLNAVKSAACRKYGLARAPKLVEMIAALPDAERETLLPKLRAKPVRTASGIAVVAVMSKPHRCPHIATTGNICVYCPGGPDSDFEYSTQSYTGYEPTSMRAIRARYNPYVQARSRIDQLKRLGHSVDKVEFILMGGTFMSLPADYRDYFIRNLHDALSGHTSVNVEEAVAYSEHGATKCIGMTIETRPDYCLGPHLRQMLSYGCTRLEIGVQSTYEDVARDTNRGHTVAAVADCFSLAKDAGFKVVAHMMPDLPNVGVERDMESFREFFESPLFRADGLKIYPTLVIRGTGLYELWKTGRYRNYPPEQLVDIIARILAMVPPWTRVYRVQRDIPMPLVTSGVEKGNLRELALARMEDLGLKCRDVRTREAGIQDIHHQIRPEEVELVRRDYMANEGWETFLSYEDTRQDILVGLLRLRKCGRNTTCPELMGKCSIVRELHVYGTAVPVHGRDADKLQHQGYGTLLMEEAERIACREHRSTKIAVISGVGTRHYYRKLGYELEGPYMVKYLAK; encoded by the exons ATGTCTATGGCGGCGGTGGTGGAGGCGAGGAAGGCCCCGCGGCCGGGAAAGGGCGGTTACGAAGCGCACGGCCTGAGCGAGGAAGAAGCGCGTGTTCGAGCAATCGCTGAGATCGTGAACTCCATGGTAGACCTCTCCCACAAGGGCCAGAACGTGGACCTCAACGCCGTAAAGTCTGCAGCGTGCCGCAAGTACGGCCTCGCACGCGCGCCTAAGCTCGTGGAGATGATAGCCGCGCTCCCCGATGCGGAGCGCGAAACTCTCCTCCCCAAGCTCCGTGCCAAACCCGTCCGCACCGCCTCCGGAATCGCCGTAGTTGCCGTCATGTCCAAACCGCACCGCTGCCCGCACATCGCCACCACCGGGAACATCTGCGTTTACTGCCCTGGCGGTCCCGACTCCGACTTCGAGTACAGTACTCAGTCCTACACCGGTTACGAACCAACCAGCATGCGCGCGATTCGTGCGAG GTATAATCCATATGTTCAGGCAAGGAGTAGGATAGATCAGCTTAAGCGTTTGGGTCATAGCGTAGACAAG GTTGAGTTTATCTTAATGGGTGGTACCTTCATGTCTCTTCCAGCTGATTACCGTGATTACTTTATAAGAAATCTTCACGATGCTTTGTCTGGGCATACTTCAGTCAATGTGGAAGAGGCAGTAGCTTACTCTGAGCATGGAGCAACCAAATGTATTGGCATGACAATTGAAAC GAGGCCAGATTATTGTCTTGGGCCTCACTTGCGCCAAATGCTTTCTTATGGTTGTACACGATTGGAGATTGGAGTCCAAAGCACCTATGAGGATGTTGCCCGAGACACAAACAGAGGACACACTGTAGCTGCTGTAGCTGATTGCTTTTCCTTGGCTAAAGATGCTGGTTTCAAG GTTGTTGCTCACATGATGCCTGATCTTCCAAATGTTGGTGTTGAGAGGGACATGGAAAGTTTTCGGGAGTTTTTTGAGAGCCCCTTGTTTAGAGCAGATGGGCTTAAAATATATCCTACACTTGTAATTCGTGGAACAGGGCTTTATGAGCTCTGGAAAACTGGCAg GTATAGAAATTATCCACCAGAGCAACTTGTGGACATCATAGCAAGGATCCTTGCAATGGTACCACCATGGACACGTGTTTATAGAGTTCAGCGGGATATTCCTATGCCTTTGGTTACCTCCGGGGTTGAGAAAGGGAATTTGAGGGAGCTAGCATTAGCTCGAATGGAAGACTTGGGATTGAAATGTCGTGATGTTCGGACCAGGGAAGCTGGAATCCAG GATATTCACCACCAAATTAGGCCAGAGGAGGTGGAGCTTGTTCGGCGTGATTATATGGCAAATGAGGGTTGGGAAACATTTCTATCATATGAAGATACACGACAA GATATCCTTGTTGGTTTGTTGCGTCTGCGAAAATGTGGCCGCAATACTACATGTCCAGAGCTTATGGGGAAGTGTTCAATTGTTCGTGAACTCCATGTTTATGGGACTGCCGTACCAGTTCATGGACGGGATGCTGACAAGCTACAACACCAG GGTTATGGTACACTTTTAATGGAGGAGGCAGAGCGTATTGCTTGCAGAGAACACAGATCAACAAAAATAGCTGTAATTTCAGGGGTGGGCACACGCCATTATTACAGGAAACTGGGATATGAGCTTGAAGGACCTTACATGGTGAAATATTTAGCGAAATAA